One genomic window of Salvelinus alpinus chromosome 17, SLU_Salpinus.1, whole genome shotgun sequence includes the following:
- the LOC139542828 gene encoding LOW QUALITY PROTEIN: interleukin-17 receptor C-like (The sequence of the model RefSeq protein was modified relative to this genomic sequence to represent the inferred CDS: inserted 1 base in 1 codon) encodes MARLFPCTHFVLLLLLQLRSPSAGALEMIDGAHRLTCDQGLTDCSVKDVALPGMKGLVKVSRLELSVFLCCTNGQYCKPCLRVTVYFTIKDKHKDQEVSGDYSDEDDSSNQKELREESLLGMPRSTTAASVTVCYSYPNILNRCKEVTFTLIHSALGDQHPPELWLSILLEPEPVQYGSPVIVHALYTSVTTTIPSLEDVCSPDLDSVVKECDAPKLRAVIDKKRGVAVLQLDSSNKTPTSEMGMCQMFGTGEPCRYQKWSQREMSIPLRSIAPCLCFQVWWKGQNLRREICPFMNNKELFRRMWDNNVSLSVEEAQTNVGNGTVLSWNVTAPCRLEGELWLCRRGSAGGHCEELKGSRQRMHKHTHAGWMPTLHGHWKRGEFINVNPHPALCVQMKVQGMDTKLDPLCPFATPRNRWLLTLLIGLLLICLAILGAYVIHGALKGYVWRWLKDEDIKGAVGGGHIVLLYPPDNDQAVLGLVCRLGLSLSSLGFSVSLDLWSQAELSVLGPVPWLHSRLDRLQRQGGKVVLVLTQAAWERAEEWGSRGSRGWERDTLWWRGCDEDGESGVGCRSPYSDVFSASLSCILADYLQGRAGERFTLVQFESVPPGGSRPLPELFRGLPLFSLPSQSLGFLTELALGRGRGAASGRRRRAGGLRAASRALAGGLRGFVGGSAMLRLAGLPQDCVVAGVEDPWESVPLQPCLTTPPSSPDTXPKTSGMDWV; translated from the exons GGCCTGACAGACTGCAGTGTAAAAG ATGTTGCCCTTCCTGGCATGAAGGGTCTTGTGAAAGTTAGCCGGCTGGAGCTCAGCGTGTTTCTGTGTTGCACCAACGGCCAATACTGCAAACCCTGCCTGCGAGTCACGGTCTACTTCACGATCAAAG ATAAACATAAGGACCAGGAAGTGTCTGGTGACTACAGTGATGAAGATGACAGCTCTAACCAGAAGGAATTAAGAGAAGAGAGTCTCTTAGGAATGCCACGCAGCACAACAG cagCCTCTGTAACCGTGTGTTACAGCTACCCAAACATTTTGAATCGCTGCAAAGAAGTGACATTTACATTGATCCATTCAGCTCTGGGGGACCAGCACCCTCCCGAG CTGTGGCTGTCGATATTGTTGGAGCCAGAGCCAGTACAATATGGAAGTCCAGTCATCGTCCACGCATTATATACCTCAGTTACCACCACTATCCCCTCCTTAGAAGATG tTTGTTCCCCAGACCTAGATAGTGTTGTGAAAGAATGTGATG CGCCCAAGCTCAGAGCTGTGATTGATAAGAAGAGAGGTGTGGCTGTGCTCCAACTGGACAGTTCTAACAAGACACCGACCAGTGAGATGGGCATGTGCCAGATGTTCGGGACTGGAGAACCTTGCAGATACCAGAAGTGG agccagagagagatgaGCATTCCTTTGAGGTCTATAGCGCCCTGTCTGTGCTTTCAG GTTTGGTGGAAGGGACAGAATCTACGCAGAGAGATCTGCCCCTTCATGAACAACAAAG AGCTTTTCAGAAGAATGTGGGATAACAACGTGTCCTTGTCAGTGGAGGAGGCTCAGACGAACGTGGGGAACGGCACAGTGCTGAGTTGGAACGTGACTGCCCCCTGTCGCCTGGAGGGGGAACTGTGGCTGTGTAGAAGGGGCTCAGCGGGGGGGCATTGCGAGGAGTTGAAGGGCTCCAGGCAGAGgatgcacaagcacacacatgccGGGTGGATGCCCACTCTCCACGGACACTGG aaaagaggagagttcATCAATGTGAACCCTCATCCTGCTCTGTGTGTCCAG ATGAAAGTACAGGGGATGGATACAAAGCTGGATCCCTTGTGTCCATTTGCAA CACCACGGAACCGATGGCTCCTGACTCTCCTGATAGGGCTGCTACTAATCTGTTTGGCAATACTTGGGGCCTACGTCATACATGGTGCTCTCAAAG GATATGTGTGGAGATGGTTGAAAGATGAAGACATAAAAG gtgcagTAGGAGGTGGCCACATTGTGTTGCTGTACCCTCCTGACAATGATCAGGCTGTGCTGGGGCTGGTGTGTCGTCTGggcttgtctctctcctctctgggcttCAGTGTATCTCTAGACCTGTGGAGCCAGGCCGAGCTCAGTGTCCTGGGACCAGTTCCATGGCTCCACTCCCGGCTTGATCGCCTGCAGAGACAGGGGGGGAAAGTGGTGCTGGTGCTGACCCAGGCAGCCTGGGAGAGGGCTGAGGAGTGGGGCAGTCGGGGCAGCCGGGGCTGGGAGAGGGATACTCTCTGGTGGAGGGGGTGTGACGAGGATGGGGAGTCAGGGGTGGGGTGTCGTTCTCCATATTCGGATGTCTTCAGTGCCTCGCTCAGCTGCATTCTAGCGGACTACTTGCAGGGCCGTGCCGGCGAACGCTTCACCCTCGTGCAGTTTGAGTCTGTGCCTCCCGGCGGCTCCCGCCCCCTGCCTGAGCTCTTCAGGGGGCTGCCGCTCTTCAGCCTCCCCTCCCAGAGCCTGGGCTTCCTGACTGAACTTGCTTTGGGGCGAGGTAGGGGGGCAGCATCAGGGCGACGAAGGCGGGCAGGGGGGCTCAGGGCAGCCTCACGGGCACTGGCTGGGGGGCTGAGAGGGTTTGTGGGGGGTTCGGCAATGTTACGGCTGGCCGGGCTGCCCCAGGACTGTGTTGTTGCAGGGGTTGAGGACCCCTGGGAGTCTGTGCCGCTGCAGCCGTGTCTCACCACCCCACCGTCCAGCCCTGACA TGCCCAAGACCAGCGGGATGGACTGGGTCTAA